The following proteins come from a genomic window of Pangasianodon hypophthalmus isolate fPanHyp1 chromosome 24, fPanHyp1.pri, whole genome shotgun sequence:
- the LOC117595961 gene encoding uncharacterized protein LOC117595961 codes for MVQFLTLHVFLCAMGLLSETLCSLTLEAEAGDNVTIWCQHDLTDPGYIYWFKHTSDSVPLLLGCKKFRTSAPSQSCYFFTESERIVMSVHGKNTSLTVTAVNVSDTGLYYCSFSDKMIFSNSTSLQVKGSNSSAVFVMLNVVFGAVNVILLSVLIFIILKHRKAERGAEAEANEVADSDSVHYAALHFSKNKTKRIRRHDEKVDQHVVYSSVGQSNVCT; via the exons ATGGTTCAGTTTTTAACTCTGCATGTGTTTCTCTGTGCCATGG GTTTGCTCTCAGAGACTCTGTGCTCTTTAACTTTGGAGGCAGAAGCTGGAGATAATGTCACTATTTGGTGCCAACATGATCTGACTGATCCAGGTTACATCTACTGGTTTAAACACACGAGTGATTCAGTTCCACTTCTTCTTGGGTGCAAAAAGTTTAGGACATCAGCTCCATCACAATCGTGTTACTTCtttactgaaagtgagagaaTAGTGATGTCTGTTCATGGCAAGAACACGTCTCTCACAGTCACTGCAGTAAATGTCTCTGATACAGGACTCTATTACTGCAGCTTCAGTGATAAAATGATCTTTAGCAACTCGACGTCTTTACAAGTGAAAG GTTCAAACTCTTCTGCTGTGTTCGTCATGCTGAATGTGGTGTTTGGTGCCGTGAATGTGATTCTTCTGAGTGTCCTGATCTTCATCATACTGAAGCACAGAAAAGCTGAGAGAG GTGCTGAAGCAGAAGCTAATGAG GTTGCTGACTCGGACTCGGTGCATTACGCTGCACTTCACTTCTCTAAGAATAAAACCAAGAGAATCAGGAGACATGATGAAAAGGTGGATCAACATGTGGTATATTCTTCAGTCGGACAGAGTAATGTGTGTACGTAA
- the LOC128317329 gene encoding BOLA class I histocompatibility antigen, alpha chain BL3-7-like, translating to MYPVVVVFVFFFTSKWVKTETLASSHAEPGKQVRSEASLFQKHSPSPEVVCHATGFFPKAVMISWQKDGEEVHENVELRETLPNQDGSFQKRSILTVPAEELQKHTYTCVIQHSSLEKELVLPVSERRILRGGGSDGGSDEGQKCVIAAIVVVHMVLFAVAAECVIWKKRKSGERKKETKNKFSRATGDIELELGSCHMDRDVRKELG from the exons ATGTaccctgttgttgttgtttttgtttttttttttaccagcaaATGGGTTAAAACTGAAACACTAGCGTCCTCTCATGCTGAACCAGGAAAACAag tTCGTTCCGAGGCATCACTGTTCCAGAAACACTCTCCTTCTCCAGAGGTGGTGTGTCATGCTACAGGTTTCTTCCCCAAAGCAGTGATGATCTCCTGGCAGAAGGACGGAGAGGAGGTGCATGAGAACGTGGAGCTCAGAGAGACGTTACCCAACCAGGATGGAAGCTTCCAGAAGAGAAGCATTCTGACAGTTCCAGCTGAGGAGCTGCAGAAACACACCTACACCTGCGTGATTCAGCACAGCAGCTTGGAGAAGGAGTTAGTGCTGCCTGTGAGCGAGCGCCGAATCCTGAGAG GTGGAGGATCAGATGGAGGATCAGATGAAGGGCAGAAATGTGTCATTGCTGCTATAGTCGTGGTTCACATGGTTCtttttgctgttgctgctgAATGTGTGATCTGGAAGAAAAGGAAGTCTggggagaggaagaaagaaacaaaaaataagttCAGCAGAGCAACTGGAGACATTGAACTTGAACTTGGATCTTGTCACATGGACAGAGACGTCAGGAAGGAGCTGGGATGA